The following nucleotide sequence is from Pseudomonadota bacterium.
AACTGCTACTACAAACCGCCAGGACCCAAGACCATGCGCGACGGCTGGAACCAGCTCGCCGCCAGGATGGAAGGCTATGCCCTTGCTACCCAAGGCCAAGATCCGTGAATCCCATAGCCCCGTGGGAGAGGTAACGAATAAGCGCACATGCCGCGCTACTTCCCGGACTCGCGCTTCAGATAGGCGATGATGGCGGCGCGGTCCTCGGCCGCGGGGATGCGGTAGTTCATGCGCTGGCCGGGGATGAGGGCCTCGGGGTTGGTGAGCCAGCGGTCGAGAGTCGTCGCATCCCAGAGGATATCGGCGCCCCGCAATGCCGGCGAGTAATCGAAGTCGGCGAGGCTGCCGGCCTTGCGCCCATAGACGCCGCGATGCATCGGGCCCTCGCCCTGAAAATCGAGCGCATGGCAATTGACGCAGGTGCGATCCCAGAGACGCTTGCCGGCCTCCGCATCGCCCGGCGCCTGAGCGGCAGCGCCG
It contains:
- a CDS encoding c-type cytochrome; translation: MGKSIRADVLLISVLFATLAQSDGAAAQAPGDAEAGKRLWDRTCVNCHALDFQGEGPMHRGVYGRKAGSLADFDYSPALRGADILWDATTLDRWLTNPEALIPGQRMNYRIPAAEDRAAIIAYLKRESGK